In a genomic window of Anoxybacter fermentans:
- the pssA gene encoding CDP-diacylglycerol--serine O-phosphatidyltransferase, whose translation MIHININKHWIPCTLTMTNLFLGILALLHAFQGKFNIAAFLIIIAACVDRADGKVARRFNLTSDFGKELDSLSDLISFGVAPAVIAWGLSLNELGNIGYLLTACFPISGAYRLARYNVTEFAGVFQGIPITVAGGLLSLVTLVTNRYDYHFLFYPAIILILSYLMVSKIPFQKI comes from the coding sequence ATGATCCATATTAACATAAACAAGCACTGGATTCCCTGTACTTTGACTATGACTAACCTCTTTTTGGGAATATTGGCCCTGCTACATGCTTTTCAAGGTAAATTTAATATTGCAGCATTTCTAATTATCATCGCGGCATGTGTAGACCGCGCAGATGGCAAAGTAGCCCGTCGATTTAACTTAACCAGTGATTTTGGTAAAGAACTGGATTCTTTATCTGATTTAATCTCTTTCGGCGTAGCTCCGGCAGTAATAGCCTGGGGATTAAGTTTAAATGAGCTGGGTAATATCGGCTATCTTTTGACTGCATGCTTTCCTATCTCTGGTGCATATCGTCTGGCCCGATATAATGTAACTGAATTTGCAGGAGTTTTTCAGGGAATTCCCATCACTGTAGCAGGTGGTTTACTCTCTTTAGTTACTTTAGTCACTAATCGATATGATTATCATTTTTTATTTTATCCAGCCATCATTTTAATTCTTTCTTATTTGATGGTCTCTAAAATTCCTTTTCAAAAAATATAA
- the mutS gene encoding DNA mismatch repair protein MutS, whose translation MGEMTPMMQQYTAIKRKYMDCLLFFRMGDFYEMFGKDAEIASRELEIALTSRNKGGGKKIPMAGVPCHSADTYIAQLVKKGYRVAICEQLEDPSEAKGLVRRDVVRVITPGTVLDNMTLEDDKNNYLGAAVLYQERVGFAYVDISTGEFAVTELEWEEGKVIDELSRVQPAEVILSSELKNNPRIYTFLVDQLGVVVNSLKENFHFKQAYQLLIDHFRTNSLHGFGCEKQKAGIMAAGAIMEFLNETQKRNLTHINYLKTYSTQEYMVLDAATRRNLELTATIRDGKRRGSLLGVLDRTVTAMGGRKLKQWIHQPLLDLKMIEERLDAVDEFINHLYELENLREILKNVYDIERLLGKIVYGSANARDLAALKSSLIHLPQIKELLKNFTSSRLKSLESQLDLLSDITELIETAIVDDPPTGLKDGGLIKKGFNEELDQLREAAANGKDWIALLEHKERERTGIKSLKVGFNKVFGYYLEVTKANLDMVPDDYIRKQTLANSERFITPELKEKESQILGAEEKSVALEYELFVEVRNQVAKEVKRIQQSADVLAELDVLASLAKVAIENNYCRPTVDLEDEILIIKGRHPVVEEMLDEPFVPNDTYLNGDTARFSIITGPNMSGKSTYMRQVALIVLMAQIGSFVPAEKAKIGLVDRIFTRVGASDDLTTGQSTFMVEMNEVANIIHHATRKSLIILDEVGRGTSTYDGLSIAWAVIEYIHNRERIGARTLFATHYHELTVLEDYLEGVRNYNVAVEENDEEGVVFRHEIVPGAADQSYGIEVARLAGLPQEILKRAKEILNHLETENDHSLVESKKEVAASKEVVLEEHSDKAITEERKEERNVIKPELRQPEQISLFAMEEHPVIKKLKDLDIMNVTPLDAINILYQLKKEAEGK comes from the coding sequence TTGGGAGAAATGACACCAATGATGCAGCAGTATACTGCAATTAAAAGGAAATATATGGATTGTTTGTTATTCTTTCGGATGGGTGATTTTTATGAAATGTTTGGTAAGGATGCTGAGATAGCTTCCCGGGAACTTGAAATCGCCTTAACTTCCCGTAACAAAGGGGGCGGAAAAAAGATTCCAATGGCTGGGGTTCCCTGTCATTCTGCTGATACATATATAGCTCAGCTAGTTAAAAAGGGCTATCGGGTAGCGATTTGTGAACAGTTGGAAGATCCCAGTGAAGCAAAAGGTCTGGTACGCCGCGATGTAGTTCGGGTAATTACACCAGGGACTGTTCTGGATAATATGACTTTAGAAGATGATAAGAATAATTATCTTGGAGCTGCTGTCTTATATCAGGAAAGGGTAGGTTTTGCTTATGTGGATATCTCAACGGGAGAATTTGCTGTAACTGAACTTGAATGGGAAGAAGGTAAAGTAATCGATGAATTATCCAGAGTGCAGCCAGCCGAAGTGATCCTCTCGTCCGAACTTAAAAATAATCCGCGAATTTATACTTTTTTAGTTGATCAATTGGGGGTAGTTGTCAATTCTTTAAAAGAAAATTTTCACTTTAAACAGGCATATCAGCTGTTGATTGATCATTTTCGAACTAACTCCCTGCATGGATTTGGGTGTGAAAAACAGAAGGCTGGGATTATGGCTGCCGGAGCTATTATGGAATTTTTGAATGAAACTCAGAAACGGAATTTAACCCATATCAATTATTTAAAGACTTATTCAACCCAGGAATATATGGTTTTGGATGCAGCAACCCGTCGAAATTTAGAATTGACGGCTACCATTCGTGATGGAAAGCGACGGGGAAGTCTTTTGGGAGTATTGGATAGAACGGTTACGGCGATGGGGGGTCGGAAGTTAAAGCAGTGGATCCATCAACCTTTATTAGATCTGAAGATGATTGAAGAACGACTTGATGCTGTGGATGAATTTATTAATCATCTTTATGAACTTGAAAATTTACGGGAGATTCTTAAAAATGTTTATGATATTGAACGGTTGTTAGGAAAAATCGTTTATGGTTCTGCTAATGCAAGGGATCTTGCAGCATTGAAAAGCTCACTTATTCATTTACCTCAGATTAAAGAATTGCTAAAAAACTTTACCTCATCCCGTTTAAAGAGTTTAGAATCCCAGTTAGATTTATTGTCTGATATAACAGAGTTGATTGAGACTGCCATTGTTGATGATCCACCGACCGGGCTTAAGGATGGTGGATTGATTAAGAAGGGATTTAATGAAGAACTGGATCAATTACGGGAAGCGGCTGCAAATGGTAAAGATTGGATTGCTCTGCTTGAACACAAGGAGAGGGAACGAACAGGGATTAAATCTCTTAAAGTTGGATTTAACAAAGTCTTTGGATATTATCTGGAAGTAACCAAAGCTAATCTGGATATGGTTCCAGATGATTATATTCGTAAGCAGACTCTGGCCAATAGTGAAAGATTTATAACACCAGAGTTAAAAGAAAAGGAGTCTCAGATTCTGGGTGCAGAAGAGAAAAGTGTGGCATTAGAATATGAGTTATTTGTTGAGGTACGAAATCAGGTAGCAAAAGAGGTTAAACGGATTCAGCAAAGCGCAGATGTTCTTGCAGAACTGGATGTTCTTGCTTCTTTGGCCAAAGTGGCCATTGAGAATAATTATTGTCGTCCGACGGTGGATTTGGAGGATGAAATTTTGATTATTAAAGGGCGGCATCCAGTAGTTGAGGAGATGCTGGATGAGCCATTTGTTCCTAATGATACTTATCTTAATGGTGATACTGCTCGTTTTTCCATTATTACCGGGCCAAATATGTCGGGTAAATCCACCTATATGCGACAGGTGGCACTGATTGTTTTGATGGCCCAGATCGGTTCTTTTGTTCCGGCAGAAAAAGCAAAGATTGGACTGGTAGATAGGATCTTTACCCGTGTCGGAGCCAGTGATGATTTAACTACTGGCCAGAGTACTTTTATGGTGGAGATGAATGAGGTAGCCAATATTATTCACCATGCTACTCGAAAAAGTTTGATCATATTAGATGAAGTAGGTAGGGGAACCAGTACCTATGATGGTTTGAGTATTGCCTGGGCTGTGATTGAATATATTCATAATCGGGAGCGGATAGGAGCTAGAACTCTTTTTGCTACCCATTATCATGAGCTAACAGTTCTAGAGGATTATTTAGAGGGAGTTAGAAATTATAATGTCGCTGTTGAGGAAAATGATGAAGAGGGAGTAGTCTTTCGCCATGAGATTGTTCCCGGTGCTGCAGACCAGAGCTACGGGATTGAGGTTGCTCGATTAGCGGGTTTACCTCAGGAGATTTTGAAAAGGGCAAAAGAGATTCTCAACCATCTTGAGACAGAGAATGATCATTCTCTGGTGGAGAGCAAAAAAGAAGTTGCAGCTTCAAAGGAAGTTGTTTTAGAAGAACATTCAGACAAAGCTATTACTGAAGAGCGAAAAGAGGAGAGGAATGTTATAAAGCCGGAACTTAGACAACCTGAGCAAATATCTCTTTTTGCCATGGAGGAACATCCTGTGATCAAAAAACTTAAGGATCTGGATATTATGAATGTAACCCCGCTTGATGCGATTAATATTCTCTATCAATTGAAGAAAGAGGCAGAAGGGAAGTGA
- the miaB gene encoding tRNA (N6-isopentenyl adenosine(37)-C2)-methylthiotransferase MiaB, with translation MIKTKVKKYMVGRFTMKGFYHIITYGCQMNEHDSERLAGQLRELGYSSIDDYTKADIIILNTCCVRENAELKVFGKIGELKALKRKKPDLIIGIAGCMMQQENVVEELLKKYPHVDLIFGTHNIHQLGDLVRKVIEKRKRIVEVWDEGRELIPELPSERKSPFQAWVSIILGCNNFCTYCIVPYVRGRERSRPMEDIIREVKRLVADGVIEITLLGQNVNSYGKDFKNCKVGFADLLKELDKIEGLKRIRYMTSHPRDFSDKLIETIRDSKKVCEHFHLPMQSGSSRILKKMNRGYTQESYLELIRKIREAVPEASITTDFIVGFPGETEEDFAETLKVVEMVEFDAAYTFMYSPRSGTPAAKFEDQISEEVKKERLQRLMELQAEKSLKKNKKLEGQIVEVLVEGESKSNPERFQGRTRTNKLVLFDKKDEDLTGKLVNIRINRAQSWNLYGEIVKGFRVL, from the coding sequence ATGATCAAAACTAAGGTAAAGAAATATATGGTAGGGAGGTTTACAATGAAGGGATTTTACCATATCATTACATACGGTTGTCAAATGAATGAACATGATTCTGAGAGGTTAGCAGGTCAATTACGGGAATTAGGTTATTCTTCTATTGACGATTATACTAAAGCCGATATTATCATTCTTAATACCTGCTGTGTGCGGGAAAATGCTGAACTTAAGGTTTTTGGAAAGATTGGAGAGTTAAAGGCTCTGAAAAGAAAAAAACCTGATTTGATTATCGGCATTGCTGGCTGTATGATGCAGCAGGAAAATGTGGTTGAAGAATTACTTAAAAAATATCCTCATGTAGATTTGATTTTTGGAACTCATAATATTCATCAATTGGGTGATTTGGTTCGTAAGGTAATTGAGAAAAGAAAGCGGATAGTAGAAGTCTGGGATGAAGGTCGGGAGTTAATACCTGAACTTCCATCTGAACGAAAATCACCTTTCCAGGCCTGGGTGTCTATAATTCTCGGCTGTAATAATTTCTGTACTTATTGCATTGTCCCCTATGTGCGCGGCCGTGAAAGGAGCCGTCCTATGGAAGACATTATCAGGGAAGTTAAAAGATTAGTAGCTGACGGGGTGATTGAAATTACCCTTTTAGGGCAAAATGTCAACTCCTATGGGAAGGATTTTAAAAATTGCAAGGTAGGTTTTGCGGATCTACTTAAAGAATTGGACAAGATTGAAGGTCTTAAAAGGATTCGTTATATGACATCTCATCCGCGTGATTTTTCCGATAAGTTAATTGAAACTATTCGTGATAGTAAAAAAGTATGTGAGCATTTTCATCTACCAATGCAGTCAGGTTCAAGTAGGATTTTAAAGAAAATGAACCGGGGTTATACCCAGGAGAGTTATTTAGAATTGATCAGAAAGATTAGAGAAGCCGTACCTGAGGCCAGTATTACTACTGATTTTATTGTTGGTTTTCCTGGCGAGACAGAAGAAGATTTTGCTGAGACATTGAAGGTTGTTGAGATGGTCGAGTTTGATGCAGCCTATACTTTTATGTATTCACCACGGTCCGGAACCCCTGCCGCAAAATTTGAAGATCAGATATCGGAAGAAGTTAAAAAAGAACGTCTTCAGCGGTTGATGGAACTTCAAGCTGAAAAGAGTTTAAAGAAAAATAAAAAACTTGAGGGACAGATTGTAGAAGTTTTAGTTGAAGGTGAGAGTAAAAGTAATCCCGAACGCTTCCAGGGCCGGACCAGAACCAATAAATTAGTACTTTTTGATAAAAAAGACGAGGATTTGACTGGGAAGTTGGTCAATATCAGGATTAATCGGGCACAAAGTTGGAATCTCTATGGTGAGATTGTCAAAGGTTTTAGAGTTTTGTGA
- a CDS encoding polysaccharide deacetylase family protein encodes MKKWLFLAKTMFILIIAIGSLNISAIAEEESKITEQQFRVLLHFDDSYTGVYKNAFPLLESYGYKGTIFVPTNFIDRPNHMSLEQLIELKEAGWEIGSHSRSHQDLKELDLNALYDEIVGSRNVLVAAKLITLDNAYFCSPMTVWNSYIEALVKNNYRAARTEELIIFGVKEQPHQYTLVMLKNTSLNIIEYWIKRAKNENAWLIMIFHEIAEDGNKYYFSPVKLKQVLDLLKKYGAKISTIQEAINEWEEIIKNKKK; translated from the coding sequence ATGAAAAAGTGGTTATTTTTAGCTAAAACCATGTTCATTCTAATTATTGCAATTGGAAGTCTTAACATATCTGCCATTGCAGAAGAAGAATCAAAAATAACTGAACAACAATTTCGGGTACTGTTACATTTTGATGATAGTTATACAGGAGTTTATAAAAATGCGTTTCCTTTACTGGAATCATATGGTTATAAAGGTACAATCTTTGTGCCTACCAATTTTATCGACCGGCCTAATCATATGAGTTTAGAACAACTTATAGAATTAAAAGAAGCCGGTTGGGAGATTGGCTCTCACTCCCGAAGCCACCAGGATTTAAAAGAATTAGATTTAAATGCCTTATATGACGAAATTGTTGGTTCACGCAATGTTCTTGTTGCAGCTAAACTGATAACCCTCGATAACGCCTACTTTTGTAGTCCAATGACTGTTTGGAATTCATACATAGAAGCTCTGGTTAAAAATAATTATAGAGCTGCAAGAACTGAAGAACTGATTATTTTTGGAGTCAAAGAACAACCACACCAATATACTCTCGTAATGTTAAAGAACACTTCATTAAATATCATTGAATATTGGATCAAAAGAGCAAAAAATGAGAATGCATGGTTGATTATGATTTTCCACGAAATAGCTGAAGACGGTAACAAATATTACTTTTCACCGGTTAAATTAAAACAAGTCCTGGACTTACTTAAAAAATATGGGGCAAAAATATCTACCATTCAAGAAGCTATCAATGAATGGGAAGAAATTATTAAAAATAAAAAGAAATAA
- a CDS encoding phosphatidylserine decarboxylase family protein, which translates to MKLPIAKEGIPYILIFTILTLITYLLHPYIAIIPFILTLFTTFFFRDPYREIPFDENLLVSPADGKIMSIVEIDENDYIKDKAIKVSIFLSIFNVHINRIPIGGKIDFHKYRPGKMLPAFKSHASELNERNSIGINTGTIKILIHQITGFIARRIVWWVKPGDIVKQGDRFGLIKFGSCTEIIVPKDKVEILVQQGDKVIGGKTVIGRVISK; encoded by the coding sequence ATGAAATTACCAATAGCAAAAGAAGGGATTCCATATATTTTGATTTTTACAATTTTAACTCTTATAACTTACTTACTTCATCCTTATATTGCAATAATCCCATTTATTTTAACACTATTTACAACCTTTTTTTTCAGAGACCCGTATAGGGAAATTCCTTTTGATGAAAATCTTTTAGTCTCACCAGCAGATGGAAAAATAATGTCTATTGTTGAAATTGATGAAAATGATTATATTAAGGATAAAGCTATTAAAGTTAGTATTTTCCTTTCCATCTTCAATGTACACATAAATCGTATTCCTATCGGAGGTAAAATTGACTTTCATAAATATCGACCTGGTAAAATGTTACCAGCTTTTAAAAGTCATGCTTCTGAATTAAATGAACGCAACTCCATAGGAATTAACACAGGAACAATTAAAATTCTGATTCATCAGATTACCGGATTCATCGCCCGCCGAATTGTCTGGTGGGTAAAACCGGGAGATATAGTAAAACAAGGTGACCGTTTTGGCCTTATTAAGTTTGGTTCCTGTACTGAGATTATTGTACCCAAGGATAAGGTTGAAATTCTGGTACAGCAGGGCGATAAAGTTATTGGTGGTAAAACTGTTATTGGAAGGGTGATCTCTAAATGA
- a CDS encoding OPT family oligopeptide transporter, translating to MTKKKGLHPTAYEAIPGEEYQPYVAAEKVLPEFTLTSIILGILMAIVFGAANAYLGLKVGMTVSASVPAAVISMGIIRGILKRNSILENNMVQTICSAGESLAAGVIFTIPALIIWGIQPSIFKMFLIALLGGLIGVLFMIPLRRHLIVGEHGKLPYPEGTACAEVLVAGEVGGTGAKTVFTGLFIGALYKLLADGFKLWPTEIEWSIPGLKGAAVGMDVLPALLGVGFIIGPRISALMLAGGIMGWLVFIPLIAALGEHLTVPFYPASQPISELGYWGIWNYYIRYIGAGAVALGGVVSLLKSIPTIWSSFKGAVVGFTESTGGKNLRTFDDMPIKWVIGLLIIVFLLIAFIPQLPVGPLGAFFVLVFGFFFVTVSSRIVGIVGSSSNPASGMTIATLLFTTILFKAFGWTGESGMIAALSVGALVCIAIAIAGDTSQDLKTGFLVGATPRKQQYGEIIGVLVSALVIGFTLILLHEAYTIGSKELAAPQATLMSLVVEGVMKGTLPWALVLTGVFTALIVELFGIGSLPFAVGLYLPIHLSTPIIIGGIIRGLLNKFSANDSIFKSKRETGILYASGLIAGDALLGVILAIFAYFNVNLGFGNNIFGKLGGIIFFALLVISMMMYSWWAKEEDIDQNTNISA from the coding sequence ATGACAAAGAAAAAAGGTCTTCATCCTACTGCTTATGAGGCTATACCGGGTGAAGAGTACCAACCATACGTTGCAGCCGAAAAGGTATTACCCGAGTTTACTCTCACTTCTATCATTTTAGGTATTCTCATGGCTATTGTTTTTGGTGCTGCAAATGCTTATCTGGGACTCAAAGTTGGTATGACCGTAAGTGCTTCGGTACCGGCTGCAGTAATCTCTATGGGAATCATCAGAGGTATTCTTAAAAGAAATTCTATTCTTGAAAACAACATGGTACAAACTATCTGTTCTGCTGGTGAATCTCTGGCTGCAGGTGTTATCTTTACTATTCCTGCTCTTATCATCTGGGGTATTCAACCTAGTATTTTCAAAATGTTTTTAATCGCTCTGTTAGGTGGTTTAATTGGTGTTCTTTTCATGATTCCACTCCGTCGCCACTTAATTGTTGGTGAACATGGTAAACTTCCATATCCAGAAGGTACTGCCTGTGCAGAAGTACTGGTTGCCGGTGAAGTAGGCGGAACCGGTGCAAAAACAGTATTTACCGGTCTGTTTATTGGTGCTTTATATAAACTATTAGCTGACGGATTTAAGTTATGGCCAACTGAAATTGAATGGTCCATCCCCGGACTTAAGGGTGCTGCAGTGGGTATGGATGTTCTACCAGCTCTCTTAGGTGTTGGTTTTATCATTGGTCCACGAATTTCTGCTCTGATGTTAGCCGGAGGTATAATGGGTTGGTTAGTATTCATTCCTCTGATTGCTGCTTTAGGTGAGCACTTAACTGTTCCTTTCTATCCTGCATCTCAACCCATCTCTGAATTAGGTTATTGGGGAATCTGGAATTATTATATTAGATACATCGGTGCTGGTGCTGTTGCTTTAGGTGGTGTAGTAAGCTTACTAAAATCAATCCCAACCATCTGGAGTTCATTCAAAGGAGCCGTTGTTGGTTTTACTGAAAGTACTGGTGGCAAAAACTTAAGAACCTTTGATGATATGCCTATTAAATGGGTTATCGGTCTGCTTATTATTGTCTTCTTACTAATCGCATTTATACCTCAACTTCCTGTTGGTCCGCTGGGAGCTTTCTTTGTACTGGTCTTTGGTTTCTTCTTTGTTACTGTTTCTTCCAGAATTGTTGGTATTGTAGGTAGTTCCTCCAATCCAGCTTCAGGTATGACCATTGCTACTCTGCTCTTTACTACAATCCTCTTTAAAGCTTTCGGTTGGACAGGAGAATCTGGAATGATTGCTGCCCTCAGTGTAGGCGCACTGGTTTGTATCGCTATCGCTATTGCTGGTGATACTTCTCAGGACTTGAAGACCGGTTTCTTAGTTGGTGCTACTCCGAGAAAGCAGCAGTATGGTGAAATTATCGGTGTATTAGTTTCAGCTCTGGTAATCGGTTTCACCCTGATTCTCTTACATGAAGCTTATACCATTGGTTCAAAAGAACTGGCAGCACCACAGGCTACATTGATGTCTTTAGTTGTTGAAGGTGTTATGAAAGGTACACTACCCTGGGCCCTCGTATTAACCGGTGTATTTACTGCATTGATTGTTGAACTCTTCGGTATCGGTTCTCTGCCATTTGCAGTTGGTCTCTATCTGCCAATCCATCTCAGTACACCTATCATTATCGGTGGTATTATCAGAGGTCTATTAAATAAATTCAGTGCCAATGATAGCATCTTTAAATCAAAACGCGAAACTGGAATTCTCTATGCTTCAGGTTTAATTGCTGGAGATGCTCTTCTAGGTGTTATTCTGGCTATCTTTGCATACTTTAACGTAAATCTCGGATTCGGAAATAATATTTTTGGTAAGTTAGGTGGAATTATCTTCTTCGCCCTGCTTGTAATCAGTATGATGATGTACTCCTGGTGGGCTAAGGAGGAAGATATTGATCAAAATACTAACATCAGTGCATAA
- a CDS encoding aminopeptidase produces the protein MVSELQKAAQIAVKDCLGIKTGEQVVIIADEPSRKIAKVLWEEAKNLGAEAIYVEIIQRSNHGEEPPKAVAELMKAADVFIAPTSKSLSHTRARREANQAGTRGATLPGITEEIMKRTLTADYQKIKKRSIEYAEKLTRGKEVRIVTEAGTDITMSIDGREAHPDTGIYTEAGVFGNLPAGEAYIAPVEGTAEGVIVVDGAMAGIGVLDEPIKMKVEKGYVTEITGGKGAKKLEELLAKYGKDARNIAELGIGTNDQAIITGNVLEDEKVMGTVHIAIGDNKSFGGKIEVDSHLDGIINKPDLYIDGEKIMEKGKLL, from the coding sequence ATAGTGAGTGAATTACAAAAGGCTGCTCAAATAGCTGTTAAGGATTGTTTAGGAATTAAGACAGGAGAACAGGTAGTAATAATTGCTGATGAACCATCACGAAAAATTGCTAAAGTTCTCTGGGAAGAGGCCAAAAACCTGGGCGCAGAAGCAATTTATGTTGAAATAATCCAACGAAGTAACCACGGAGAAGAACCACCTAAGGCAGTAGCTGAATTAATGAAAGCTGCTGACGTCTTTATCGCACCTACTTCCAAATCTCTTTCCCACACCAGGGCCAGAAGAGAAGCTAATCAGGCCGGAACCCGTGGAGCTACTCTTCCCGGCATTACAGAAGAGATTATGAAACGTACACTCACAGCTGATTATCAGAAAATAAAAAAACGTAGTATTGAATATGCCGAAAAACTAACCCGTGGAAAAGAAGTCCGCATAGTAACTGAAGCAGGAACAGATATTACAATGTCAATTGATGGTAGAGAAGCCCATCCTGATACCGGTATTTATACTGAAGCCGGAGTGTTTGGCAATCTTCCAGCTGGTGAGGCATATATTGCCCCAGTAGAAGGTACAGCAGAAGGTGTTATTGTAGTCGACGGAGCTATGGCTGGTATCGGTGTATTAGACGAGCCTATCAAAATGAAAGTTGAAAAAGGATATGTTACTGAAATTACCGGAGGCAAAGGCGCCAAAAAGTTAGAGGAACTTCTGGCTAAATACGGCAAAGATGCACGAAACATCGCCGAACTTGGTATAGGTACCAATGACCAGGCTATCATCACCGGAAATGTATTAGAAGATGAAAAGGTAATGGGTACTGTTCATATTGCCATTGGTGATAATAAAAGTTTTGGCGGTAAGATTGAAGTGGATAGTCACCTGGATGGGATTATCAATAAACCTGATTTATACATTGATGGTGAAAAGATTATGGAGAAAGGAAAATTACTTTAA
- a CDS encoding PqqD family protein, with the protein MTIFNKLKGNLLEMIPKRNEKVKWTKSKEGNLTLIINRQSWIDRLFQKLFKTPKQTTLDLDKIGSFVWLQCDGKQNIRQIAKKLERKFPKEAAPIYERLITFIRLLKKNGLISIHTKTK; encoded by the coding sequence ATGACAATCTTTAATAAACTAAAAGGAAACTTACTTGAAATGATACCAAAAAGAAATGAAAAAGTAAAATGGACAAAATCTAAAGAAGGAAATTTAACTCTAATCATCAATCGTCAGTCATGGATTGATCGCTTATTTCAAAAACTTTTTAAAACACCCAAGCAGACTACTTTAGATCTTGACAAAATAGGTAGTTTTGTCTGGTTACAGTGTGACGGTAAGCAGAATATAAGGCAAATTGCCAAAAAATTAGAAAGAAAGTTTCCAAAGGAAGCTGCACCAATATACGAAAGACTTATTACTTTTATTCGTTTACTCAAAAAAAATGGCTTAATATCTATTCATACAAAAACAAAATAA
- a CDS encoding AI-2E family transporter → MYRVLRKYPTTFIILGFIILGFFFVTKLASVATYIIIAGFLAYLFIPVVSFFTRYKVNRHLVIYTIFLLVLAIFIFIFSTLIPKLVTQIIQFVKEIPTVYDTILGLVEENDIKLFEKLELENYLLQYRPNIMSITTKILNMLSQKAQGFGVSLVFIPLLFFYFLRDFEHFPELINVIFPKSRIPQIREFFSEYNRILSCYFRGQVIIAIIVAVATWITLYLFDINFALIIAILGGVLNFIPVLGPLIAAIPAILLSLVKSPLTALLVGIILFFINQITSVIIFPTLISKQVKLSPIVIIIGILVGGGLAGILGILLVLPLILLIKLFWLKFIRPELDQL, encoded by the coding sequence ATGTATCGAGTTCTTAGAAAATATCCAACAACATTTATTATTCTAGGGTTTATCATATTAGGCTTTTTCTTTGTTACCAAATTGGCCAGTGTAGCAACCTATATAATTATTGCAGGATTTCTGGCATATCTCTTTATCCCGGTTGTTTCTTTTTTTACAAGATATAAAGTTAATCGTCATCTGGTAATTTATACTATATTTTTATTGGTATTGGCCATTTTTATCTTCATTTTCTCGACCTTGATCCCAAAATTGGTTACCCAAATTATTCAATTTGTTAAGGAAATTCCTACAGTTTATGATACCATTTTGGGATTAGTTGAAGAGAATGATATAAAGCTTTTTGAAAAGCTGGAGTTAGAAAACTATTTGCTTCAGTATCGTCCAAATATTATGAGTATAACTACAAAAATTTTGAATATGCTTTCTCAAAAAGCACAGGGGTTTGGAGTTAGTCTAGTTTTTATTCCTCTACTTTTTTTCTATTTTCTCCGTGACTTCGAACATTTTCCAGAACTGATTAATGTAATCTTTCCGAAATCCAGAATCCCTCAAATTCGTGAGTTTTTTTCCGAATATAATCGAATATTATCCTGCTATTTTAGGGGCCAGGTGATTATTGCGATTATTGTGGCTGTTGCAACCTGGATAACTTTATATTTATTTGATATAAATTTTGCTTTGATTATTGCTATTTTAGGTGGCGTACTGAATTTTATACCAGTATTGGGTCCACTAATTGCAGCTATTCCAGCTATTTTACTTTCTTTAGTTAAGTCACCTTTAACGGCTTTATTGGTTGGAATTATTTTATTTTTCATAAATCAAATTACATCTGTGATTATCTTTCCTACTTTAATAAGTAAGCAGGTAAAATTGAGTCCTATTGTGATTATTATCGGAATTTTGGTTGGGGGAGGTCTGGCAGGGATTTTGGGAATCTTGCTGGTTTTACCGTTGATTTTGCTTATTAAACTTTTCTGGTTAAAATTTATTAGACCTGAGCTGGACCAACTTTAA